Below is a genomic region from Chryseobacterium scophthalmum.
CCTTTAAAATCAATCACTCCCACAGAAACTTCCATTCCATCAAGGAAACTTTCAATTAAAATTTCATCATCTTCTTTAAAAGCGATTTCGGTTGCAGTGATGAGTTCAGATTTGTCTTTTACTTTAGAAATTCCCAGTGAAGAACCCGACTGATTAGGTTTTACAAATACAGGAAGTCCTAATTCATTAATAATTTTGTCAACATTAATATCTTCTCCTTTTCTTAAATAAACACTTTTTGCAGAAGGAATTCCATATTTTGAAAGTACCGCTAAAGTATCTTTTTTATTGAAGGTTAATGCGCTTTGGTAGAAATCGCAACCGGTATATTTCTGTCCTATAGCATCCCAATACGCCTGAAGAATTCCGTTTTCACCCGGAGTTCCGTGGATGATATTGAAGCATGCATCAAATTTCAGAACTTCATTATTATCTAAAGTGACTGAAAAATCACCTTTGTTGATGGGTTTTTTATTTTCATTTTCATCCAGAAAATACCATTCTTCTTTCAGAATAACCACTTTATAGACATGATAAAGGTCTCTGTCTAAAGAATCATATATTAACTGGCCACTTTTCAGAGAAACTTTATATTCGTCAGAATAGCCTCCCATAACTACGGCAACGTGTTTTTTGCTCATATCCATATTATCAATAAAGGCAAATTTAAACATTTTATATATTGAAATAAATGAATTTTGATTTTTTTGAAAGCAAAAATGAAATCTGCTAAATAAAAACTTCAATATAAAATTATTAATTATCTTTGTCGTTATTATTAAAGTATTTTTAAGTATGCTTAAATCACTTTTCAACTGGAAAGTTTTACTCAATTTATTAGTAGCCATCGGTATTTTCGTAGGATTGGTATGGCTTACTTTCCGTTGGTTGGAGTACCACACCAATCATGGGCAGGAAATTCCTGTTCCTAATGTTGTCAACAAATCAGTGCACGACGCTGTAAAAATATTAGAAGATGCAGGACTCGACTATGAAGTTGATAGTGCAGCTTACAACCCTAAATACAGACCGCTTCAGGTTTTAAAGGTTTATCCTTCTCCTGGATCCCGTGTAAAAGACGGAAGAGCGATTCAGCTGATGGTTAATCCTAAAAGCTGGGCTCCGGTTGCTGTTCCTGATGTTATCAATAAATATTCAGGATTGGCTTTCCAAAGATTGGAACAGGTAGGCTTGAAGGTTAATGATACTATTTATGAACCGAGCATTCAGAAAGATGCTGTTTTAAGAATTTTATTTAAAGGAAATTCTATAAAACCGGGAACTAAAATTCCAAGATTCTCAGTGATTGATGTTGTGGTAGGATCTGGTCCTATGCGAAATATTGCCATTCCAAATGTTGTGGGATTAACGGTGAA
It encodes:
- a CDS encoding D-alanine--D-alanine ligase → MSKKHVAVVMGGYSDEYKVSLKSGQLIYDSLDRDLYHVYKVVILKEEWYFLDENENKKPINKGDFSVTLDNNEVLKFDACFNIIHGTPGENGILQAYWDAIGQKYTGCDFYQSALTFNKKDTLAVLSKYGIPSAKSVYLRKGEDINVDKIINELGLPVFVKPNQSGSSLGISKVKDKSELITATEIAFKEDDEILIESFLDGMEVSVGVIDFKGETIVLGITEIVPTNEFFDYEAKYEGASEEITPARIDAETTKRVEEIAKRAYNSLGMSGFSRSEFILMGGIPYMLEMNTNPGFSPASILPQQAKIYGISIKDLCGNEVEKALQKRN
- a CDS encoding PASTA domain-containing protein, encoding MLKSLFNWKVLLNLLVAIGIFVGLVWLTFRWLEYHTNHGQEIPVPNVVNKSVHDAVKILEDAGLDYEVDSAAYNPKYRPLQVLKVYPSPGSRVKDGRAIQLMVNPKSWAPVAVPDVINKYSGLAFQRLEQVGLKVNDTIYEPSIQKDAVLRILFKGNSIKPGTKIPRFSVIDVVVGSGPMRNIAIPNVVGLTVKEAKALIARNLFEVGLVDHEDGGNDDSDIVYYQDPASGDARDQGMQIDLWASKKTPAELRGKIEILNSTYRMRVDTTLPPVRYDEVPNFQDPPPINDPVPAPAPQKKETPKTETPKANGTSTKPATTGDKPKSGASTTTPATEKPKAKKVII